The nucleotide window TAGAATCCGGCAAGCGGGGTATTTTTGCCAAAAACTTCTCCCACTACTTCTATCTCATTATACTTATATCTCCCTAAGAGTTTTTCACGGGATATGGAACTGAAGGCAATTACTATTTTAGGTTTAGCACCATGGAGGTTTTTAAGGGAAGTGAGCGCAGCGTGAGAAGCAGCCTCAAGGACTGAATCCTTATTCCCAATCATCAAACGAATTTCCTCTCCCTGAGGAACTTCCGCTCCACAGACAAGGGCACCTTCTTCGGTAACCGTGTAGGGATTCCTTAATAAATACTCTTCCTCTCCGGCTATAGCCATACCCAAAGGATAGAGAATAGCTAAGCTCGCGAGCGGTTCGGTTTTTAATTCCATAACCTCTGTGCCGAAATATTCCTCATATATTTTTACTGCGGGTTGATTATCTATTTCATAGATGATATTAGCTATTGCTTTTGTTACCTTGTGGGGTTTTCCTAATGGCTTCCAACCATGGCGGGAACCTATGCCAAAACTTAAATCTCCCCCCATCAGTACCCCTACAACGCTTTCCGAGAGCACCAAACGGTGGCAATATTGATAGGTTTTTCTAAAAAGGAAGTCATCTCCCGAAGACCCGCCGACAATGGGAAAACTTCTTCCCAAGATTTCTTGGATTCCTTTTAAAACATCTGCACAATTTCCTGTTAAGCCATCGGGAAAAATCACAAATAGCTTTCTTCTCAGTTCTCCTTGGGCACCGCTTTCAAGAAATTTACGATTGGCGCTTAAAGCAGACTTACGCCCAGCATCATGCGAGTTTCGGTTTATTCCTTCTCCCCAACCGAGAGCGAACTGGAGTTCATCAGATTTTAGCAGCACCACCGTTACCGAATGTCTTGCTACTCCCAAAGAGGTAAACTCTCCCGCCGTGCTTGAACCAACCAGAGGAGTTTCTTCTAAAATTGATTTTATTCCCTCTATAGTTTTTTCCTGCTCATGCACTGCAGAGATAAAGGCAAAAGCCAAATGAGGATAATCTTCTTTTAAGTCTCTTAAAGCAATTTTTGCTGCTTCTTTACCTGCAGAAAAACCTGCGGGATTTTTACTTTGTCCTATGCCTACTTTTAAAGCCATAATTTACTAAATCATAGAATAATCGTTTGCATATGTCAATAAATTTCTTGACATTAATACCTTAGCCTAATAAAATAAAATACCTAATTTTACATTTTGATTTTCACACTTTTGGACTTTTTGGCCCCATCGTCTAGCCCGGTCTAGGACGGGAGATTCTCAGTCTTCAAACACCGGTTCAAATCCGGTTGGGGCTATTAGGAGGAACAAATGTCAAAAATTGAGGGAGGAAACAAAATGAATGAGGTATTGGTAAAAGGAAAGAGGAAGGCTAAGTCAATGAAGGAAGAGGAGATGAGTTTAAAGACAGATTACGGATATTTTACAAATGATGGTAAAGAATATGTAATTATTAACCCCCAGACTCCTATGCCTTGGATTAATGTGATTTCCAATGGAGATTACGGTTTTGTTCTTTCCCAGACGGGCTCAGGTTTCTCTTGGTACAAAAATGCAAATTTAAGCAGAATCAACCGCTGGGACCAGGACTTAATTACCGATACCTGGGGTAAATATATTTATATTCGTGATGAAAAAACAAAAAAGTTTTGGTCGGTGTCTTGGAAACCTACATGTCCCTCCTTTAAAAATTATAGAGTAACCCATGGGATTGGCTATACGAAGATTTATTCTTTATACGAAAACATTGAACAAGAACTTCTGCTTTTTGTTCCGCTCGAAGAACCTTTGGAGATTTGGTGTCTTAAATTGAAAAATCTTTCCCGCCAGGCACGCAAGTTGAATATTTTTTCTTATTTAGAGCTTCTTCTGGGAAATGCTATGGACCCCCACCGTGAATTTCAGAAGACATTTATTGAAACCGATTTTGATAATAAAACAAAAATATTCTGGGGAAGAAAAAGAAAGATTCCTGTCCCTGACCATATCTCTACTGGACTTTCCGAATACCCCATTTCTTGCTTCCACAGTGTGAATATTGAACCCATTGCCTATGAAGGAGAAAAGCGTAATTTTATTGGGATGTATAGAAATCCTGCTTATCCGCTTGCCTTAGAAAGAAAGAAACTTACCAATACAACGGGGAGATGGTTTGATTCCGTCGCCAGTTTACAGGTAGAGCTTAAACTTGCTTCTCAGGAAGAAAAGACTGTTGTCTTTATTTTAGGCTCTTGCGAAGATGAGAATTATGTTAAAGAATTGGTCAAAAAATACAGGAATGTAGAAAAAGTAGAAATGGCTTTTCAGAAAACAAAAGATTTTTGGGAGGGTTTACTTTCGGGAATAAAGGTAGAAACTCCTGACCCTGCCTTTAACTTTATGACCAATTACTGGTTAAAGTATCAGGCAATTTCCGGAAGGCTTTGGGCAAGAACCGCCTATTACCAGTCTTCAGGTGGCTTTGGTTTTC belongs to Candidatus Omnitrophota bacterium and includes:
- a CDS encoding FIST C-terminal domain-containing protein, which gives rise to MALKVGIGQSKNPAGFSAGKEAAKIALRDLKEDYPHLAFAFISAVHEQEKTIEGIKSILEETPLVGSSTAGEFTSLGVARHSVTVVLLKSDELQFALGWGEGINRNSHDAGRKSALSANRKFLESGAQGELRRKLFVIFPDGLTGNCADVLKGIQEILGRSFPIVGGSSGDDFLFRKTYQYCHRLVLSESVVGVLMGGDLSFGIGSRHGWKPLGKPHKVTKAIANIIYEIDNQPAVKIYEEYFGTEVMELKTEPLASLAILYPLGMAIAGEEEYLLRNPYTVTEEGALVCGAEVPQGEEIRLMIGNKDSVLEAASHAALTSLKNLHGAKPKIVIAFSSISREKLLGRYKYNEIEVVGEVFGKNTPLAGFYTYGEQAPLTSEINIGQTYFQNASFTVLAIGE